One window from the genome of Calliopsis andreniformis isolate RMS-2024a chromosome 12, iyCalAndr_principal, whole genome shotgun sequence encodes:
- the LOC143185611 gene encoding lysosomal dipeptide transporter MFSD1 isoform X1 has protein sequence MEGGLLESPETTLDRSEDEIALQGFCSPKRLPYRFLGLALMCLLGFGSYFCFDNPGALQDNFKTDLQMSTSKFVLLYSIYSWPNVILCFIGGFLLDSIFGICFGTILYMGLTLVGQIIFATGAIVNTFWLMMLGRFVFGIGAESLAVAQNSYAVLWFKGKELNMVFGLQLSFARVGSTVNFLVMEPVYNYVSQYYKGPECIGIVLFLASLTCVGSMICACVLGIMDKRAERLLRRGEGQETEAVSLTDVKDFKLIFWLVAFICIAYYVAIFPFIALGKVFFERKYGFEPSNANTVNSLVYSISAFASPLLGYLVDKTGKNVSWVFISIVATIMAHGLLAFTYVNPYVCMILMGLAYSMLASSLWPLIALVTPEYQLGTAYGLAQAAQNLGLAVVSILAGIIVDRGGYFMLEIFFLGWLWISLLTAVAIWVLDIATTSGYLNMTPGQREKYEEIRRTPESLEREKLLSPESTSDLSADDLLQPQSDISIRNRYLSRIGAMVPPYVKAPIHRPLR, from the exons GCTCTTACTTCTGTTTCGACAATCCTGGTGCATTGCAAGATAATTTTAAGACTGATCTGCAGATGTCAACTAGTAAATTTGTTTTACTCTATTCGATTTATTCCTGGCCAAATGTCATTCTCTGTTTTATTGGAGGATTCTTATTAGATAGTATATTTGGCATATGCTTTGGAACAATTTTATACATGGGACTGACGCTAGTTGGTCAGATCATATTCGCAACAGGAGCTATAGTTAATACATTTTGGCTTATGATGCTTGGTCGATTCGTTTTTGG TATTGGTGCAGAATCATTGGCAGTTGCTCAGAACAGTTATGCTGTTCTCTGGTTTAAAGGGAAGGAGCTCAATATGGTGTTTGGTTTGCAATTGAGCTTTGCACGGGTTGGTTCAACAGTGAATTTCCTAGTTATGGAGCCAGTTTATAATTACGTATCTCAGTATTATAAAGGACCAGAATGTATCGGCATAGTTCTTTTCCTTGCTTCTCTTACTTGTGTGGGGTCTATGATCTGTgcatgtgtattgggtattatgGATAAGCGTGCAGAGAGATTATTACGACGAGGAGAAGGCCAAGAAACCGAAGCTGTTAGCCTAACAGATGTTAAAGATTTTAAGCTAATCTTCTGGTTAGTGGCTTTCATTTGCATTGCTTATTACGTCGCGATATTCCCCTTTATCGCCTTGGGAAA GGTATTCTTTGAGCGGAAGTATGGATTCGAGCCATCGAATGCAAACACGGTTAATTCTCTTGTATATTCTATATCGGCTTTCGCGTCACCTCTTTTGGGGTATCTCGTTGATAAAACAGGGAAGAACGTTTCGTGGGTATTTATCAGTATTGTTGCGACTATAATGGCTCACGGACTACTCGCATTCACATACGTGAATCCTTACGTGTGCATGATTCTTATGGGATTAGCATACTCCATGCTTGCCAGTAGTTTATGGCCATTAATTGCTCTCGTTACCCCAGAGTATCAGCTTGGTACTGCTTATGGACT CGCGCAGGCTGCACAAAATCTGGGTTTGGCTGTAGTTTCGATTTTAGCCGGTATAATTGTAGATCGCGGCGGATACTTTATGCTTGAAATATTCTTCCTGGGTTGGCTATGGA TTTCTTTGTTAACGGCTGTTGCAATCTGGGTGTTGGACATAGCAACGACTAGCGGTTATCTGAACATGACGCCAGGTCAGAGAGAAAAATATGAAGAAATACGACGCACACCCGAAAGTTTGGAGCGGGAAAAACTATTATCTCCAGAGTCCACCTCGGATTTGTCGGCTGACGATCTTTTACAGCCTCAGTCCGATATTAGCATCAGAAATCGTTACCTGTCTCGTATCGGAGCAATG GTGCCTCCGTACGTGAAAGCGCCGATTCATCGACCATTACGATGA
- the LOC143185611 gene encoding lysosomal dipeptide transporter MFSD1 isoform X2 — MSTSKFVLLYSIYSWPNVILCFIGGFLLDSIFGICFGTILYMGLTLVGQIIFATGAIVNTFWLMMLGRFVFGIGAESLAVAQNSYAVLWFKGKELNMVFGLQLSFARVGSTVNFLVMEPVYNYVSQYYKGPECIGIVLFLASLTCVGSMICACVLGIMDKRAERLLRRGEGQETEAVSLTDVKDFKLIFWLVAFICIAYYVAIFPFIALGKVFFERKYGFEPSNANTVNSLVYSISAFASPLLGYLVDKTGKNVSWVFISIVATIMAHGLLAFTYVNPYVCMILMGLAYSMLASSLWPLIALVTPEYQLGTAYGLAQAAQNLGLAVVSILAGIIVDRGGYFMLEIFFLGWLWISLLTAVAIWVLDIATTSGYLNMTPGQREKYEEIRRTPESLEREKLLSPESTSDLSADDLLQPQSDISIRNRYLSRIGAMVPPYVKAPIHRPLR, encoded by the exons ATGTCAACTAGTAAATTTGTTTTACTCTATTCGATTTATTCCTGGCCAAATGTCATTCTCTGTTTTATTGGAGGATTCTTATTAGATAGTATATTTGGCATATGCTTTGGAACAATTTTATACATGGGACTGACGCTAGTTGGTCAGATCATATTCGCAACAGGAGCTATAGTTAATACATTTTGGCTTATGATGCTTGGTCGATTCGTTTTTGG TATTGGTGCAGAATCATTGGCAGTTGCTCAGAACAGTTATGCTGTTCTCTGGTTTAAAGGGAAGGAGCTCAATATGGTGTTTGGTTTGCAATTGAGCTTTGCACGGGTTGGTTCAACAGTGAATTTCCTAGTTATGGAGCCAGTTTATAATTACGTATCTCAGTATTATAAAGGACCAGAATGTATCGGCATAGTTCTTTTCCTTGCTTCTCTTACTTGTGTGGGGTCTATGATCTGTgcatgtgtattgggtattatgGATAAGCGTGCAGAGAGATTATTACGACGAGGAGAAGGCCAAGAAACCGAAGCTGTTAGCCTAACAGATGTTAAAGATTTTAAGCTAATCTTCTGGTTAGTGGCTTTCATTTGCATTGCTTATTACGTCGCGATATTCCCCTTTATCGCCTTGGGAAA GGTATTCTTTGAGCGGAAGTATGGATTCGAGCCATCGAATGCAAACACGGTTAATTCTCTTGTATATTCTATATCGGCTTTCGCGTCACCTCTTTTGGGGTATCTCGTTGATAAAACAGGGAAGAACGTTTCGTGGGTATTTATCAGTATTGTTGCGACTATAATGGCTCACGGACTACTCGCATTCACATACGTGAATCCTTACGTGTGCATGATTCTTATGGGATTAGCATACTCCATGCTTGCCAGTAGTTTATGGCCATTAATTGCTCTCGTTACCCCAGAGTATCAGCTTGGTACTGCTTATGGACT CGCGCAGGCTGCACAAAATCTGGGTTTGGCTGTAGTTTCGATTTTAGCCGGTATAATTGTAGATCGCGGCGGATACTTTATGCTTGAAATATTCTTCCTGGGTTGGCTATGGA TTTCTTTGTTAACGGCTGTTGCAATCTGGGTGTTGGACATAGCAACGACTAGCGGTTATCTGAACATGACGCCAGGTCAGAGAGAAAAATATGAAGAAATACGACGCACACCCGAAAGTTTGGAGCGGGAAAAACTATTATCTCCAGAGTCCACCTCGGATTTGTCGGCTGACGATCTTTTACAGCCTCAGTCCGATATTAGCATCAGAAATCGTTACCTGTCTCGTATCGGAGCAATG GTGCCTCCGTACGTGAAAGCGCCGATTCATCGACCATTACGATGA